Proteins co-encoded in one Ziziphus jujuba cultivar Dongzao chromosome 9, ASM3175591v1 genomic window:
- the LOC125419820 gene encoding UDP-glucose flavonoid 3-O-glucosyltransferase 7, whose amino-acid sequence MEKTQQLHIFFFPFMAQGHIIPTIDMVKLFASRGHKATIITTPYYVLLLSKTIQKTSVYGSLINVLTLEFPCAENGLPQWCQSLDMASTPDLLSKFFKATTTLGTKLDQLLQQHRPDCLVADMLFPWATDVAARYGIPRLIFHGTCFFALCATVCVYRYAPHKDVTSDCDPFLIPNLPGEISLTRSQLPDFDTDDVETQFVKLFREINETNERSYGVLVNSFYELERVYADHYRKGLGFKSWHIGPLFLYNKMDEEDRANRGMEPSIDEHECMNWLNSKKPNSVIYVCFGSLADFDDAQLLEIAHGLEASGQEFIWVVKKGKHEGVKAEWLPVGFEKRMEGKGLIIRGWAPQMLILQHEAMGGFVTHCGWNSTLEGICAGLPMVTWPVLADQFYNEKLITQILGIGVSIDNRRWSMFMVDCMKREATENAVSRLMVGEEAEEMRSRARALGEMAKGAVEEGGSSCSDLNALIEELKQRKMVPDSS is encoded by the coding sequence ATGGAAAAAACCCAACAGCTTcacattttcttctttcctttcatGGCTCAAGGCCATATCATACCCACCATAGACATGGTCAAGCTTTTTGCTTCTCGAGGTCACAAAGCAACCATTATCACCACCCCTTACTATGTTCTTCTTCTCTCCAAAACCATCCAAAAAACCAGCGTTTATGGTTCTTTGATCAATGTTCTAACGTTGGAATTTCCTTGTGCCGAGAACGGATTGCCACAATGGTGTCAAAGCCTTGACATGGCTTCCACACCTGATCTGCTATCCAAATTCTTCAAAGCTACTACAACTCTTGGCACAAAACTTGACCAGCTCTTACAACAACACCGTCCCGATTGCCTTGTAGCTGACATGCTCTTTCCCTGGGCTACAGATGTCGCAGCACGGTATGGGATTCCGAGGTTGATCTTCCACGGAACCTGTTTCTTCGCTCTGTGTGCTACCGTGTGTGTGTATCGTTATGCACCTCACAAGGATGTTACTTCTGATTGTGATCCTTTCCTCATTCCTAATTTACCTGGTGAGATTAGCTTAACTAGAAGCCAATTACCAGATTTTGATACGGATGATGTGGAAACCCAATTTGTGAAATTGTTCAGAGAAATTAATGAAACAAACGAGAGGAGCTATGGGGTCCTGGTTAATAGCTTCTACGAGCTCGAACGGGTTTATGCTGATCATTACAGGAAGGGATTGGGATTTAAGTCATGGCACATTGGCCCGCTGTTCTTATACAATAAGATGGATGAAGAAGACAGAGCGAACAGGGGAATGGAACCCTCCATTGATGAACACGAATGCATGAATTGGCTTAATTCCAAGAAACCAAATTCAGTTATTTATGTATGTTTTGGAAGCTTGGCAGATTTCGACGATGCTCAGCTACTGGAGATTGCACATGGTCTTGAAGCTTCAGGGCAGGAATTCATTTGGgttgtgaagaaaggaaagcaTGAAGGTGTTAAAGCAGAGTGGTTGCCCGTAGGATTTGAGAAGAGAATGGAAGGAAAGGGACTGATTATAAGAGGTTGGGCACCCCAAATGCTGATCCTTCAACATGAAGCTATGGGTGGATTTGTAACACATTGTGGATGGAACTCAACGCTGGAAGGTATTTGTGCAGGGTTGCCAATGGTCACATGGCCAGTCTTGGCCGACCAGTTTTACAATGAGAAGCTGATCACTCAAATACTTGGAATCGGTGTCAGTATCGATAATCGGCGATGGAGTATGTTTATGGTTGACTGTATGAAGAGGGAAGCCACAGAGAATGCTGTGAGTCGTCTTATGGTAGGTGAGGAAGCAGAGGAAATGAGAAGCAGAGCTAGGGCCCTTGGGGAAATGGCAAAAGGGGCTGTTGAAGAAGGTGGGTCTTCTTGCTCAGACTTAAATGCCTTAATTGAAGAATTAAAACAACGTAAGATGGTCCCTGATTCAAGCTAG
- the LOC107427038 gene encoding probable UDP-glucosyl transferase 73B6: MDIRPHIFFFPFMGHGHTIPIIEMANQFASRGCRATIISTPANAPDAIKSIETRQLGLEIGVVLIKFPSKEVGLPEGCENTNSLTTKHMIQKFLVATTMLDQPLEQLLSEHRPTCLVASAFFPWANKIAAKYGIPRIVFHGTSSFALCAYASLFREQPHKKVSSDSEPFIIPNLPDEIKITRQQLQDHLKEESEVTDFARKVEESDLTSFGVIVNSYYELEAAYADHYRNFFGMKAWHIGPTFLCSQGKENKALRGKESSINEYECLKWLDAKKPNSVVYVCFGSVAKFDDAQLKEIAIGLEASGKQFIWVVKKDKHEEGKEEDWLPEGFEKRMEGNGLIITGWAPQLLILQHEAVGGFVTHCGWNSTLEGVCAGLPMVTWPVAAEQFYNEKLVTQILRIGVGVGVEKWARLTGDSVKREAIVKAVNKIMEGEEAEEMRSRAKALGVLAGEAVKEGGSSYTDLSALIEELKLQRAGSGSNRKDQLP; this comes from the coding sequence ATGGATATCCGGCCTCACATATTTTTCTTCCCATTTATGGGACATGGCCACACGATTCCTATCATAGAAATGGCCAACCAATTTGCTTCTCGAGGTTGTAGAGCAACCATAATATCCACCCCTGCAAACGCGCCTGATGCCATCAAATCAATTGAAACAAGACAATTGGGATTGGAGATTGGAGTTGTTCTTATCAAATTTCCCTCCAAGGAGGTTGGATTGCCTGAAGGATGTGAGAACACCAACTCTCTAACTACAAAACATATGATACAGAAGTTCTTAGTCGCCACCACCATGCTTGATCAACCACTCGAACAGCTCCTTTCTGAACATCGTCCAACTTGCCTTGTTGCCAGTGCTTTCTTCCCATGGGCTAATAAAATTGCAGCAAAATATGGTATTCCCAGGATTGTATTCCATGGAACAAGCTCTTTTGCTCTGTGTGCTTATGCAAGTTTGTTTCGGGAACAACCTCACAAGAAGGTATCGTCAGATTCAGAACCATTTATCATTCCTAATTTACCAGACGAGATCAAAATTACCAGACAGCAACTTCAAGATCACCTAAAGGAAGAATCAGAGGTTACAGATTTCGCTAGAAAAGTCGAAGAATCAGACCTTACTAGCTTTGGTGTCATTGTGAATAGCTACTACGAACTTGAAGCTGCTTATGCTGATCATTACAGAAACTTCTTCGGAATGAAAGCTTGGCATATCGGCCCAACTTTTCTATGCAGCCAAGGCAAAGAAAACAAGGCACTGAGAGGAAAAGAATCCTCCATTAATGAATACGAGTGCTTGAAGTGGCTTGATGCTAAGAAACCCAATTCGGTTGTCTATGTATGTTTTGGAAGTGTGGCGAAATTCGACGATGCTCAGCTAAAGGAGATAGCGATTGGTCTTGAGGCCTCTGGGAAGCAATTCATTTGGGTTGTAAAGAAAGATAAGCATGAAGAAGGGAAAGAAGAAGATTGGCTGCCTGAAGGATTTGAGAAGAGAATGGAAGGAAACGGACTGATCATAACGGGTTGGGCACCCCAATTGCTGATCCTTCAACATGAAGCAGTGGGAGGATTTGTGACCCATTGTGGTTGGAATTCGACTCTGGAAGGAGTATGTGCAGGATTGCCAATGGTCACATGGCCAGTTGCCGCCGAGCAGTTTTACAATGAGAAGTTGGTGACTCAAATACTTAGAATTGGGGTTGGTGTTGGAGTTGAGAAATGGGCTAGATTGACAGGGGACAGTGTAAAGAGGGAAGCTATAGTGAAGGCTGTGAATAAAATTATGGAAGGTGAAGAAGCAGAGGAAATGAGAAGCAGAGCCAAGGCACTTGGGGTATTGGCAGGTGAGGCAGTCAAGGAAGGTGGATCTTCTTATACTGATTTGAGTGCCTTAATTGAAGAATTGAAACTCCAGCGTGCTGGGTCTGGTTCAAACAGGAAAGACCAACTACCATGA